The nucleotide window ttatATAATAAAATTTATCATATATGAGGATATGGCAATCACAAAAAAGAGTGTGCATGGTTGAGTGATTATCATATTAGCTTATCTATTTTCAACGTGTAACTTGTAgtcatatgtacatttttgactgtttgttttgaaaaagaatacCAATTTCTCACAATTAATTCTGAATTCTTTAGAGCCCGAGGTCCCCACAAATATGCAGTTGAGTGCAGTGGACACGGACGTGCTACAAGTGGCGTGGGATGCCTCCAGTTCTGTTGATGCCTACAGAGTGACCTATCAGTCGTTTGGAGGTCCTGAGACTGACTATGTCAGTTCCACTTCCAATACAACACTCAATATCCGGGGCCTGTTGGCACTAACGCGGTACACCGTCAAAGTGTACGGTATCACCAACGGTGTGGAAAGCTTACCTCTTCAAGGGATGGAAAGAACACGTACGAACATATTCATTCCTACAGTTGTAGAAGCTATCACTACACGAAATGATCCTGACATATTCGGACAGGAGAAACGGGATCTGGAACCtaagatccgtaagaatccggaCGGATGttggggccgtattgtactaaaaaatTCAGATTTACTTAAATTAACTTGCATGTGCAAGTGATATACCACATCagggtaccacttgcatatgtagGTTAAAGTACGTAAATTTGAGTTATTTTAATACAATACGGCCCCATATCGGTCCGGATTCTTACgaatctgaggttccggatccctTTTCTCTTGTCCGGATACGCCAGGATCCGAGACCTTTTCGTGCAGTAGatatatatcaaagaaaggAATGGGATGATAACCATGTAACGTATATGAAGATGGCAATTGCATTAACGCGTTAGGGTGGGGTGGAGGTGGTGTGACAGTGTCATCTAAAATTGTAGCAACAGTAATTCTgagttccttttcttttcaaatgtcatcTTCACGTTTCTTCCTTTCTTGAAAGTAGGTTGAGATAGACCCTGTAAGATTACGGGCTGAATGAGTATAGTAGAAATTGTCAAGGTACGGCAAATCATTGCCAAATGTGTCGTTTATTCAGAGGAACAGTTTTCCTAAGTATCAATCTCTTTggtgtgttgatgaaggttagacatccaggtagtaagatacgcccaaaatagttactcaagcaactggataaaattttagaaacagtcagacgtttcagacagcatccgctgtctttcgtcagtgactgaatcTCTTTGGTGTACGGTATTGATGGAATGTTATCTACTTATTCCTGCTTGACATGCACAAGCTGATTCTCTCTCATAATTTCGTCCCCTCAGTACCCGAGGCTCCTACGAACCTCCATTTCATCACAGTGGGTACAGGCACGCTTGAAGCGACGTGGACTGGTTCTGCCGATGACTACACAGTGACTGCCGAAAGCGCTGGGAATCTGTCATCAGCCTTAACCTCTAACACCACACACATCTTTCGGAGTCTGTCGCCAGGAACCTTGTACACTGTGAGAGTGACCGGGATCCAGAACGGCTCACAGAGCTTGCCGCTTGACGGGCAGCAGGGAACGAGTAAGTACATTTCTTAACACAAACATGTAGTCTCTTACAAAGTACAATGATCAGAAAATGGCTAAAGTTGAGTACATGCTTTGATCGGATTTTAATGAAGACATTGGTATGATATCGTACTCATTGCATACATTAGCACAGGTTGGTGATAACAACAGTTGCTCCAGACAAAAGATAAACCATCTTTTCCAATTATCAGCAATGTTGTTCAATCAACTGATGATAATTGGAATGAACATTGGATAGGGACATTATATCTGCCTGGTAAATTTCATTATTGACGCAAACTTCATAACCATACATTGTTAAGCTTAAGCAGCAACATTCTATGATGAAAATCATGCGAACGTTATTTCTCATTAAATACCGATCTTATTGTAACTTGTGTTTTAATCTTCTCTGCAGAACCCGAGGCCCCTACAAACCTTCAGTTCATCGCAATGAGCACGAGTAGTCTTGTGTTATCATGGATTGCCTCCAGTTCTGCTGATACCTACAGAGTGACCTACCAGATGCCTGGAGGCACTGAGATCAACTCTTCGCCTTCTATTGCTGGCACGACACACACCATCAGGAATCTGGCGGCGGGAACCATGTATACTGTCAGGGTGTATGGTTCCAGGCACGGTGTGGAAAGCGATCCACTCCAAAGAGATCAAAGAACGAGTAAGCTGATCTTCATTTAATACATGCTTGAAAGACCATCGTTGTTAACGCAATATAGTGCTGGTAAATAGATGACGAATGTGTTATTAAAATACCATAATCATGCTGATGCTGATTCAAGGATGGTCATTGAAATGCGGCATTTTTGTTGATGTCACGTTATCTATGGATCATTAATTGTTGCTCAATGATTACAACATCAAATGAATGGCAAACTGTTTCCTGACGAAAGGTATTGATAACTCAAATATTCTTTTAATGCCTTTAGACCCCGAAGCTCCAACGAATCTTCAGTTCATCACAGTGGAAACAGACAGTCTACAGGTGTCCTGGACTGCCTCTAGCTCTGCTGACACATACAGAGTGGTCTACATGAACCAGACGTCTGGAGGCGATGAGATTGTGTCTGTCCACTCGACCTCCAACACCACACACACCATTGATGGTCTGTCTCCAGGAACCCTGGTTACAGTCAAGGTGTACGGAAACAAAAACGGTTCTGAAAGCCTGCCACTCGAGGGAGAACAAGGAACAAGTGAGATCATTTTTACTTATAAAGTTGGACTTGGACGATAATCAATAGGTTGGTTATATGTCAAATAACATAAATGACATAAGGGGCAAATGCGTCATTTGATGACAAGAGATTACATATTGGTCGGTGTGTGTTGAGTCTGACTGTTCGTTGTGACTGAAAATAAATAATTATTCATTTATAGTTTACTAATAGCAAAAGCCAATTATAAGTTGCTTTGATGACATGATGATTTTCGTGATTATCATCAAATTGGTATTTGATGAATATCCTTTAATCGTCTTTTTCACTTCTGTGTGCTTTTTATAGGACCAGAATCTCCCACCAATCTTCGATTAGAGACGGATGGTCTAGACGGTATTGGAGTGTACTGGAATGCGTCTAGTTCTGTTGATGCTTACAACGTCAGCTATCGGCAGTTTGGAGGCGCTGAAAACGTGGATATCATCTCTGAGGATAGAACAAGACATAGCATCTACGGTCTGGTGCCAGGGACATTGTACATCGTTAGAGTGTACGGTATCAAAAACGACGTTGCAAGCCTGCCACTTCAAGGGCATCAGAGAACAAGTAAGCTCCTTTCTTTTAATGCTGTTGAAACTATTTGCTAAATCTAATGGTTCAAGAACAACATAGTGGGCATTGATAAAATATGCGAATAAATGTAATGATGCAGAGTCATATTTGATTTCCCTTGACCTTAATAACAACGAATACAACAATTAGCTGCcttgatatctaaccttcagTGTTTGTGCATCATCAGGGCTATcagtatgcctaaacaccttacccgaactcatccgaactcacccgaactcatccgagtcttaaatgcagtgtacacggggcaaggactttatgtgacgctctggatacattgtttatgcaattatgaatgaaaaatatgcaGCAAATCTTAAGAATGTACTAGTTCTTGCATGTTACCCCTCTCGTTCCAATATGAGAAGGAATGTCtgcccgccatattggattctcaTTGTTGGGGTCCACTTAGGTTTGTCAATACCTTTTTGTAGTTTGACAGATGACAGGACAATAATACGGTCAAATTCACAGATTGCGTACAATCTGAGGGGAGCCGGCAACAGGAATCTAGTTCCTCTACAAGGCCGACTCCCCCAGAAAATTTACAAAgttgagataaaaacaataaatgaaagacatcaaatgctaaaagaaatacattaaaaaaatgagagtaataaggtcaaatgataaggaaaacaggGTAAACGGTTAAGCTATGTCACTATGCAAGATGAGCAACGACAAGTGGTCGTCCAAGTACATAAgttatcaacagaaaatgtgTCACTTAATCGGGATCTATAATATGAAATCAAGAGTTTTTTAACGGACTGTAGAGTGAGGTTTGAGTACATATGTTGGCGAATGTCTAGTGGTAAATTGTTCCAGATGACGGCAATACGACTAAAGTAAGAGAATGAGAATGATTCAGTTTTACATAGCCGTGGTACAAGTTGGAATTGGTCTGTAGAGCGAAGTGATCTAGTAGGTCTGGATACATTGAGGACATGAGAAATGTTGGTACAGTACACGTTGcggaaacatttgaaaagaaataagatatcaaaaagttCTCGTCTGTAACACAATGGTAGAAGGTTGGTATGGGTTAATCTGTCATTATAGTTAAGTTCGTAATCATTACAGATGTACTTGGTAGCACGTCTTTGAACACCTTCTACTTTGCGCTGATACAATCTTGTATGCGGTGCCCATACCTGAGAACAGTAGTCTAAATGTGGTATCACCAGTGATCGATACAAATTGAGTTTAACAGTAAATGGAGCATTAAAGCCTACTGATCTCTTGATCATTGCAAGTCTTGAGTTACATGTTGATATCTTCTTAAGTACATGAGAATTCCAGGATAAGTTATGTTGTACATGAACTCCTAAGTCATTATAACTATCTTGTCGACTGAGTACAGAATCTGACATGCTATAAGGGTATTCAACAGGTGAAGTTTTACGTGTCATACTAACAACTGAACACTTAGATGGATGAAATACCATCTCCCAGGTTTTCCCCCAGGCCACAAGACGATCTAAGTCggactgaaatttaaaacaatcaaaaatcGAAGTAATTCTTCTAAAACATTTAGCGTCATCTGCAAACATGGCCATTTTACCAAATTCAACACAGTCAGGTAAA belongs to Branchiostoma lanceolatum isolate klBraLanc5 chromosome 15, klBraLanc5.hap2, whole genome shotgun sequence and includes:
- the LOC136449363 gene encoding fibronectin-like translates to MSGGAEIVSVNSTSNNTHTIGSLTPGTLYTVKVIGLKNGSESDSLQGDQGTKPEVPTNMQLSAVDTDVLQVAWDASSSVDAYRVTYQSFGGPETDYVSSTSNTTLNIRGLLALTRYTVKVYGITNGVESLPLQGMERTRTNIFIPTVVEAITTRNDPDIFGQEKRDLEPKIRKNPDGLPEAPTNLHFITVGTGTLEATWTGSADDYTVTAESAGNLSSALTSNTTHIFRSLSPGTLYTVRVTGIQNGSQSLPLDGQQGTSKYIS